One genomic window of Quercus lobata isolate SW786 chromosome 9, ValleyOak3.0 Primary Assembly, whole genome shotgun sequence includes the following:
- the LOC115960134 gene encoding uncharacterized protein LOC115960134 isoform X6, which yields MSKKVHMRGESGTCNVCSAPCSSCMHLNRSLMGSKTEEFSDESCRVNVASQYSVNESGTLYSLKNRASDSLQHTTSETSNLLSVNSSHDSFSENADSKATLRSSVVSNALEDVEMLPNLTSGGTIAEDQLSSKPQFVLDQRVSSNMYEETKAVEGHDDNISSVSRANDANEAVCNHNRNINNSTASISSLGPEGSGKATYLNKSGSSEIPPSKDLDVGSSPPKVRRGRPVGGISEVSMKKYPKSEAETEKDSGDPPDEAMKSSDQDEHDDKSNEMVELTDMQEPPLQSVSGDESDESDIVEQDVKVCDICGDAGREDLLAICSRCSDGAEHTYCMREMLQKVPEGDWLCEECKFAEESENQKQGSEVEEKKMDKLGSCTLVSGKRCAENIEVAPAKRQALETGIGSPKPSSPSRIVTGSPKPLSPSRIVSGSPKPSSPSRIVTGSPKPLSPSRIVSGSPKPSSPSKIVSLPRDSSFKSIEKGKLKSAHQTSFGNHSGTDIPETARFPATGPRPQKVKGPLVKSNSFNTLSSKPKVKLGDEVIPPKQKGARDYNSLDMKEGPARMMGKSMSFRSANSGRMNATESKVKMLSSKSTHVQDVKGLKQAKERGTFERKHLSKLDRPLVSSTTSSTVSTPKLDQKLTSRGETSLPSYISNNRDSKVVQSDGKLSLSKVTSSLGRKGVEIPVTSGGASSTSGICGSAAEQKLNLLSPKDEPLSTYPLNTERPSNSADVSGQDGLPRSQETANQYEKTRESSTIRSRPTAISASKSVFCQKCKDSGHATEFCTIGTPQASGIDVSAVRSSREESHEGNKLKAAIQAAWLRRPEINRKKKVFDQPDELSTSSTDMNNELASQDQFLVSNKPKNIMSTEGSHERQAVLGSSTSDSCKDSGHATEFCTIGTPQASGIDVSAVRSSREESHEGNKLKAAIQAALLRRPEINRKKKVFDQPDELSTSSTDMNNELASQDQFLVSNKPKNIMSTEGSHERQAVLGSSTSDSCKDSGHATEFCTIGTPQASGIDVSAVRSSREESHEGNKLKAAIQAALLRRPEINRKKKVFDQPDELSTSSTDMNNELASQDQFLVSNKPKNIMSTEGSHERQAVLGSSTSDSCKHAVVNNSKQSTLPPTGVFSSKVEDSDSAIISIGKHARELPSHTSTAMSSLLKTSAIPEYEYIWQGGFEVHKGGKLLDLCGGIQAHLSTCASPKVLEVVNKFPHKVPLHEVPRMSTWPSQFIENGAKEDNIALYFFAKDVESYERNYKSLLDSMIKHDLALKGNLDGVELLIFPSNQLPEKSQRWNMLFFLWGVFRGKRVSCIDSSKKLNIPSLNVLPPDKDIPSAVMTLSENLRAPKRIDEESAACIRSGNMVLTSNVPDQMRVTVCRDSDNNLTSFEHTCLGYQESLEQQDGRRDYKSISKIGTSGAQLSQEMRHSSLSLKELSLPERLDAELKTPLQVTGKSGSNNGGKAQMHWDTSSDRDDRSSLKILPVDNREIGILGSVFEDKIQDRMNGVRDQVKLQRDFKEGDGFMDREMALEKDVTNHRKRPYLDLSEKAPQTSIGTSQKIPWNEVSNIFIDGESTGKRLKTGFSITCGHSGGSRGSNSRNDNFASQVVDPGSCSSVEEKTCDEACDEKVIPEDTGNSERYFFPLGSHRAKDFGIGDNTMPWKKHPLDEDNKIHDVFPNLELALGAETKPANKGMLPFLGGTVGKKNNQEKAPDKVIEVEDDGDSTSLSLSLSFPFPDKEQTVKPVSKTEQLLSDRPNLNTPLLLFGSGFGDK from the exons TCTCTTAAGAATAGAGCATCTGATAGCTTGCAGCACACCACCAGTGAAACAAGTAACCTACTCAGTGTTAATTCTAGTCATGATTCATTCTCTGAAAATGCTGATAGTAAGGCAACCTTAAGGTCGTCTGTTGTATCTAATGCTTTAGAAGATGTTGAGATGCTTCCAAATTTGACTTCTGGAGGTACTATTGCAGAGGATCAACTTTCTTCCAAACCACAGTTTGTTTTGGATCAGAGAGTCTCTTCAAATATGTATGAGGAAACTAAAGCAGTAGAAGGCCATGATGATAACATTTCATCTGTTAGTAGAGCCAACGATGCAAATGAAGCAGTCTGTAACCATAACAGGAATATAAACAATAGTACTGCTTCAATTAGTAGTTTAGGTCCAGAAGGATCTGGGAAGGCAACATATTTGAACAAGTCGGGCTCATCAGAGATTCCTCCTTCCAAAGATTTGGATGTTGGTAGTAGCCCACCAAAGGTGCGAAGAGGTAGACCTGTGGGTGGCATTTCTGAGGTTTCAATGAAAAAGTATCCAAAGTCAGAAGCAGAGACTGAAAAGGATAGTGGTGACCCACCAGATGAAGCTATGAAATCTTCAGACCAAGATGAGCATGATGATAAGTCCAATGAGATGGTTGAGTTAACTGACATGCAGGAACCTCCTCTGCAATCAGTTTCTGGGGATGAGAGTGATGAATCAGACATTGTGGAGCAAGAT GTAAAAGTATGTGATATTTGTGGAGATGCAGGTCGGGAGGATTTGCTTGCTATATGTAGTAGGTGCAGTGATGGTGCAGAACACAC CTATTGCATGCGAGAAATGCTCCAAAAAGTCCCTGAAGGTGATTGGCTGTGTGAAGAATGCAAATTTGCTGAGGAATCCGAAAACCAGAAGCAAG GTTCAGaagttgaggaaaaaaaaatggacaaacTTGGTTCATGTACGCTTGTTTCTGGCAAGCGGTGTGCGGAAAATATAGAAGTGGCTCCAGCAAAAAGGCAGGCGCTTGAAACAGGTATTGGATCACCAAAGCCATCAAGCCCCAGCAGAATAGTTACTGGATCACCAAAGCCATTGAGTCCCAGCAGAATAGTTTCAGGATCACCAAAGCCATCAAGCCCCAGCAGAATAGTTACTGGATCACCAAAGCCATTGAGTCCCAGCAGAATAGTTTCAGGATCACCAAAGCCATCAAGTCCTAGCAAAATAGTTTCATTACCTCGGGATTCTTCATTCAAGAGCATAGAAAAAGGGAAACTGAAGTCAGCTCATCAAACATCTTTTGGCAATCATTCTGGTACTGATATTCCGGAAACTGCACGTTTTCCTGCCACCGGTCCACGGCCTCAAAAAGTAAAGG GTCCTTTGGTAAAGTCCAATTCATTCAACACCCTAAGTTCCAAACCAAAAGTTAAACTTGGAGATGAAGTCATTCCCCCAAAGCAGAAGGGCGCTAGAGACTATAATTCCCTTGATATGAAGGAGGGGCCAGCCAGAATGATGGGTAAATCTATGTCGTTTAGATCTGCAAATTCAGGACGTATGAATGCTACTGAATCAAAGGTTAAAATGCTTTCATCTAAATCTACCCATGTACAAGATGTAAAAGGATTGAAACAAGCAAAAGAACGTGGTACATTTGAAAGAAAACATTTATCTAAACTGGATCGCCCTCTGGTCAGTTCAACAACTAGTTCTACTGTTTCGACACCTAAGCTTGACCAAAAGCTCACATCTCGTGGTGAAACCAGTTTGCCTTCATATATTAGCAACAACCGAGATTCGAAGGTTGTTCAGTCTGATGGAAAATTAAGTTTGTCAAAAGTAACAAGCAGTCTAGGTCGTAAAGGTGTAGAAATTCCAGTTACTTCAG GTGGGGCTTCATCTACTAGTGGAATATGTGGTTCTGCTGCTGAACAAAAGTTGAATCTGCTTAGCCCTAAGGATGAACCCTTGTCCACTTATCCTTTGAACACTGAGAGACCATCCAATAGTGCTGATGTTTCTGGGCAAGATGGGTTGCCTCGGTCTCAGGAAACAGCAAATCAGTATGAGAAAACAAGGGAGAGTTCCACTATTCGCTCAAGGCCTACTGCAATAAGTGCCTCAAAAAGTGTTTTCTGTCAAAAATGTAAAGATAGTGGGCATGCTACAGAGTTTTGCACAATTGGTACTCCGCAGGCTTCTGGTATTGATGTATCTGCCGTAAGAAGTTCTAGAGAGGAATCGCATGAAGGTAACAAGTTGAAAGCTGCAATTCAGGCTGCTTGGCTTAGAAGACCTGAAATTAACAGgaagaaaaaagtttttgatcAACCAGATGAGTTGTCCACATCAAGCACAGACATGAATAATGAACTAGCTTCCCAGGATCAGTTTTTGGTTTCAAATAAGCCAAAGAATATTATGTCTACTGAAGGAAGTCATGAAAGGCAAGCTGTTCTTGGGAGTTCTACCTCAGACTCTTGTAAAGATAGTGGGCATGCTACCGAGTTTTGCACAATTGGTACTCCACAGGCTTCTGGTATTGATGTATCTGCCGTAAGAAGTTCTAGAGAGGAATCGCATGAAGGTAACAAGTTGAAAGCTGCAATTCAGGCTGCTTTGCTTAGAAGACCTGAAATTAACAGgaagaaaaaagtttttgatcAACCAGATGAGTTGTCCACGTCAAGCACAGACATGAATAATGAACTAGCTTCCCAGGATCAGTTTTTGGTTTCAAATAAGCCAAAGAATATTATGTCTACTGAAGGAAGTCATGAAAGGCAAGCTGTTCTTGGGAGTTCTACCTCAGACTCTTGTAAAGATAGTGGGCATGCTACAGAGTTTTGCACAATTGGTACTCCACAGGCTTCTGGTATTGATGTATCTGCCGTAAGAAGTTCTAGAGAGGAATCGCATGAAGGTAACAAGTTGAAAGCTGCAATTCAGGCTGCTTTGCTTAGAAGACCTGAAATTAACAGgaagaaaaaagtttttgatcAACCAGATGAGTTGTCCACGTCAAGCACAGACATGAATAATGAGCTAGCTTCCCAGGATCAGTTTTTGGTTTCAAATAAGCCAAAGAATATTATGTCTACTGAAGGAAGTCATGAAAGGCAAGCTGTTCTTGGGAGTTCTACCTCAGACTCTTGCAAACATGCTGTTGTCAATAATTCAAAGCAGTCTACTTTGCCCCCCACTGGTGTTTTTTCTTCCAAAGTGGAGGACTCGGATTCCGCAATTATTTCTATTGGAAAGCATGCAAGAGAGTTGCCCAGTCATACATCCACAGCAATGTCTTCACTTTTGAAAACATCAGCCATTCCCGAATATGAATACATCTGGCA GGGGGGTTTTGAGGTGCATAAAGGTGGAAAACTTCTGGACTTATGTGGTGGAATTCAAGCCCATCTATCAACTTGTGCATCACCTAAAGTTCTTGAAGTGGTGAACAAGTTTCCCCACAAAGTTCCCCTGCATGAAGTACCTCGCATGAGCACATGGCCATCCCAGTTTATTGAAAATGGCGCTAAAGAAGATAATATTGCTCTATACTTCTTTGCCAAAGATGTTGAGAG TTATGAGAGAAACTACAAGAGCCTGTTGGATAGTATGATCAAACATGATTTAGCCCTTAAAGGAAATCTTGATGGTGTTGAACTTCTGATATTCCCATCCAACCAGCTTCCTGAGAAGTCCCAGC GTTGGAATATGTTGTTTTTTCTATGGGGTGTGTTCAGGGGAAAGAGGGTAAGTTGTATTGATTCATCAAAGAAGTTAAATATTCCCAGTTTGAATGTCTTGCCGCCGGACAAAGATATTCCCTCTGCTGTCATGACCTTGTCCGAGAATCTACGAGCACCAAAGCGTATTGATGAAGAATCAGCTGCATGTATCAGATCTGGCAACATGGTCCTAACATCCAATGTCCCTGATCAGATGCGTGTCACAGTATGTAGGGATAGTGATAACAACCTAACTTCTTTTGAACATACATGTTTGGGATACCAAGAAAGTTTGGAGCAGCAAGATGGGAGACGTGACTACAAATCCATTTCAAAGATAGGAACAAGCGGTGCACAATTGAGCCAAGAAATGAGACACAGCAGCCTTTCCTTG aAAGAACTGAGTCTTCCGGAGAGACTGGACGCAGAACTTAAAACGCCTCTTCAAGTGACTGGAAAGAGTGGCTCCAACAATGGTGGCAAGGCACAAATGCATTGGGATACTTCTTCCGACAGGGATGATAGGTCGTCTTTGAAAATTCTTCCTGTTGACAATAGAGAGATAGGTATCTTGGGGAGTGTTTTTGAGGATAAAATCCAGGATAGAATGAATGGAGTTCGGGATCAAGTTAAACTTCAGAGGGATTTCAAGGAAGGAGATGGGTTTATGGACAGAGAGATGGCTTTGGAGAAAGACGTAACCAATCACAGGAAACGTCCCTACTTGGATCTTTCAGAGAAAGCTCCCCAAACTTCTATTGGCACAAGTCAGAAAATACCTTGGAATGAGGTGAGTAACATTTTCATAGATGGAGAAAGTACTGGTAAGAGGCTAAAGACAGGTTTCAGTATAACATGTGGACATAGTGGTGGTTCTAGAGGTAGTAATTCTAGGAACGATAATTTCGCATCTCAAGTAGTTGATCCGGGTTCTTGTTCCTCTGTTGAGGAGAAGACATGTGATGAAGCTTGCGATGAGAAAGTTATTCCGGAGGACACAGGAAATTCTGAGAGGTACTTCTTTCCTCTAGGTTCACATAGAGCAAAGGATTTTGGAATAGGAGACAACACCATGCCATGGAAAAAGCATCCATTAGATGAAGACAATAAAATACATGACGTGTTTCCAAATCTTGAGCTCGCATTAGGGGCTGAGACAAAACCCGCAAACAAGGGAATGCTGCCTTTCTTAGGTGGGACAGTAGGCAAGAAAAATAACCAAGAAAAGGCGCCAGATAAGGTGATAGAGGTGGAGGATGACGGAGACTCTACATCCCTTTCCCTGTCTCTGTCATTCCCATTCCCAGACAAGGAGCAGACTGTAAAACCTGTTTCAAAAACAGAGCAGCTTCTTTCTGATAGACCCAATTTGAATACCCCACTGCTTCTCTTTGGCAGTGGCTTTGGGGACAAATAG